The Fulvivirga ligni genome window below encodes:
- a CDS encoding TonB-dependent receptor, whose amino-acid sequence MKARLIIIFILLSFSLAEAQSITGSYSNISMSDFADIIKEQTGYNLYYQTGSADSIRISGNFNGTSLNDCLKKGLDGKSFYFSIDRTGKNIFITREVKIQTDLPTNFLEPAHIASNNDESHELIDAFQEELNLSKNEQLYEIGQRSNFITKGFSKLKGTVIDFKTGLPIVGASVYIEKPMIGGATNERGEFEISLPNGRHTLKCSAVGFQERAKQIILYSSGSTHFKLNDEVLSLNEVVIEANRDVNVQSTQMGRNVVSLETIKQIPMVMGEPDVMRVMTTFPGVKTVGEASTGFNVRGGSVDQNLILWNDGVIFNPSHLFGFFSAFNPDVVADVELYKSNIPAKYGGRLSSVLDVKPKFGNKEKYSGRLGVGPLTSRLTIEGPIKDKTSFIAGIRTTYSNWVLNLINNDDLNNSKASFQDISLNIQHDIDDKNILTLTSYFSRDAFNLRSDTTYRYNNNNLVFKWKRINSTKLISEYTAAYSRYKYNANSDINPVNAFDLYFDINEYNIKGDYFYNWKKNHEISFGLGTILHYLNPGEFIPYGEDSKVKNKKLQHEQALESSVYIEDNYSVSKSFQVNLGLRYSRFDYFGPKNVINYQDNAPKTEDNIIDTTSYSNLKHIQAYQAPEIRLALRYALTNHLSLKLGYNNMRQYLHMLSNTTAVSPTDIWKLSDKYIKPQQGKQLSFGVYKDLFRGQLETSIESYYKSINNYLDYKGGANLVMNENIEQDVLNTKGKAYGLEFFLKKKYGKLTGWISYTYSRIKLKVDDENEIETINKGAWYPANFDKPHDLTVISNYKFSHRFNVGLNATYSTGRPITLPVGKFQYEGGERVLYSNRNEYRIPDYFRIDLAFNIEGNHKVNQKTHNSWNVGVYNLTGRKNVYSAYFVTEEGKVNGYKLSIFGSAIPYINFIIRF is encoded by the coding sequence ATGAAAGCTAGGCTAATTATAATCTTTATTTTACTATCATTTTCATTGGCTGAGGCTCAATCCATTACAGGCTCTTATTCAAATATCAGCATGAGTGACTTTGCTGATATTATCAAAGAACAAACTGGTTATAATTTATATTACCAGACTGGCTCAGCAGATAGCATTAGAATTTCTGGCAACTTCAATGGTACAAGTCTAAATGATTGCTTAAAAAAAGGTTTAGATGGTAAATCCTTCTATTTCAGCATAGATAGAACGGGTAAGAACATTTTTATTACCAGAGAAGTAAAAATACAGACAGACCTACCTACCAACTTTTTGGAACCTGCCCATATAGCATCGAATAATGATGAATCGCATGAACTGATAGATGCTTTTCAGGAGGAACTCAATTTAAGCAAGAACGAACAGCTTTATGAAATCGGTCAAAGATCTAACTTTATTACGAAGGGTTTTTCAAAACTGAAAGGAACTGTAATTGATTTTAAAACGGGCCTTCCTATAGTTGGTGCCTCAGTATATATAGAAAAACCAATGATTGGAGGGGCCACCAATGAGAGAGGTGAATTTGAAATATCATTACCCAATGGGCGCCATACATTGAAATGTTCTGCCGTTGGATTTCAAGAACGAGCAAAGCAGATCATTTTGTATTCTTCCGGCTCCACCCACTTTAAGCTTAACGATGAGGTTTTATCACTTAATGAGGTGGTCATTGAGGCTAATAGAGATGTGAATGTACAAAGCACCCAAATGGGTAGGAATGTTGTAAGCTTGGAAACAATAAAGCAAATTCCAATGGTTATGGGTGAACCAGATGTAATGCGAGTTATGACCACTTTTCCAGGAGTTAAAACTGTGGGAGAAGCTAGCACGGGCTTTAATGTGAGAGGTGGTTCGGTAGATCAAAATTTAATTTTATGGAATGACGGAGTAATATTTAACCCTTCTCATCTCTTTGGATTCTTTTCAGCATTTAATCCAGATGTAGTAGCAGATGTAGAACTCTATAAAAGTAATATACCGGCCAAATATGGAGGGAGATTATCATCTGTATTGGATGTAAAACCCAAATTCGGAAATAAAGAAAAGTATTCAGGTCGTCTGGGTGTGGGACCGTTAACCAGTAGGCTGACAATTGAGGGTCCGATAAAAGATAAAACTTCCTTCATAGCCGGAATTAGAACTACTTATTCTAACTGGGTGCTTAATCTTATAAACAATGATGATTTGAATAACAGCAAAGCGTCATTTCAGGATATTAGCTTAAACATACAACATGACATAGATGACAAGAATATATTAACCTTAACCTCCTATTTTAGCCGAGATGCCTTCAATTTAAGGAGTGACACCACCTACAGATATAACAATAATAATCTCGTTTTTAAATGGAAAAGGATTAATAGCACCAAACTAATCAGTGAATATACAGCCGCTTATAGCAGATATAAATACAATGCTAATTCAGATATTAACCCGGTAAATGCTTTTGATCTTTACTTTGATATAAACGAGTATAATATTAAAGGAGATTACTTTTATAACTGGAAGAAGAATCATGAAATAAGCTTCGGTTTGGGAACCATACTTCATTATTTAAATCCCGGTGAATTTATACCTTATGGAGAAGACTCGAAAGTAAAAAACAAAAAGCTTCAACACGAACAGGCTCTAGAAAGCTCTGTGTACATCGAAGATAATTATAGCGTATCTAAAAGCTTTCAGGTAAACCTTGGGCTCAGATACAGCCGTTTTGATTATTTCGGACCTAAGAATGTTATCAATTACCAGGATAATGCCCCAAAAACGGAAGACAATATCATAGATACTACCAGCTATTCAAACCTCAAACATATTCAAGCATATCAGGCACCTGAAATCAGACTAGCTCTGCGATATGCATTGACTAATCATCTATCACTGAAATTAGGTTACAACAACATGCGTCAATATTTGCATATGCTATCAAATACTACCGCAGTATCGCCTACTGATATCTGGAAACTTAGCGATAAATATATAAAGCCACAGCAAGGCAAACAGCTTTCATTCGGTGTTTATAAAGATCTTTTCAGAGGCCAGCTTGAAACCTCCATAGAATCATATTATAAGTCTATAAACAACTACTTAGATTACAAGGGGGGCGCCAACTTAGTCATGAACGAAAACATTGAACAAGATGTACTGAACACTAAAGGCAAGGCTTATGGTTTAGAGTTTTTTTTAAAGAAAAAGTATGGAAAACTAACTGGATGGATAAGTTATACTTACTCTAGAATTAAATTGAAGGTGGATGATGAAAATGAAATTGAAACCATAAATAAGGGAGCATGGTACCCTGCTAACTTTGATAAACCACATGATCTCACCGTGATTTCTAACTATAAGTTCTCCCACCGTTTCAATGTGGGGCTAAATGCAACATACAGCACTGGCAGACCTATCACCTTACCTGTAGGCAAATTTCAATATGAGGGTGGTGAGCGAGTACTATACTCTAATAGAAATGAGTATCGAATACCTGATTACTTCAGAATAGATTTAGCTTTTAACATTGAGGGAAATCATAAGGTAAATCAAAAAACGCATAATAGCTGGAATGTAGGCGTCTACAACCTAACTGGTCGCAAGAATGTTTATTCTGCCTACTTCGTCACTGAGGAGGGTAAAGTAAATGGATACAAGCTTTCTATCTTTGGTAGCGCCATACCGTACATCAACTTTATAATAAGATTTTAA
- a CDS encoding DUF4249 domain-containing protein: MRVSLFILLSTCSLIIGCLEPYNPPAITNTETSLIIEGSIESGTSIIKLSRSSPLNSDNAISPEVEAEVSIEDETGHAYACTETSPGRYSVSGLDIRTGNQYRLKIITKQKDEYESTFVEAIESPPIDSIYWEQTKDGLDLYLDAHSTSNQENRYKWSFIENWEFHSVYPSFYEYIGDGIVKSRPNDIYTCYQSDSSKSILIGSSNNLESNIISRFHLQHIDNSDWRLQVKYSILVKQYTLTEEAFSFYEILRKNTETTGTFFDPQPSPINGNFICTTDKTKRAIGYVEATVTSSKRIFISNDELENWDIPDNCETTNVPLDSVDYYFGYSHYIPISYELATGSYISSSRACVNCTLRGTTKKPEFWD; this comes from the coding sequence ATGAGAGTTTCTTTATTCATATTATTATCTACTTGTTCATTAATAATAGGTTGCCTCGAACCCTATAATCCACCAGCTATAACAAACACAGAGACTTCACTTATAATTGAAGGGAGTATTGAATCTGGCACTTCAATCATTAAATTGTCAAGGTCATCACCGCTTAATTCTGATAACGCTATCTCTCCCGAAGTAGAAGCCGAAGTGAGTATAGAAGACGAAACCGGACATGCATATGCATGTACTGAAACATCACCAGGAAGATACTCAGTCTCAGGCCTTGATATTCGAACTGGAAATCAATACAGACTGAAGATAATAACTAAGCAAAAAGATGAATATGAATCAACTTTTGTAGAAGCTATTGAGTCACCGCCAATTGATTCTATTTATTGGGAACAAACAAAAGATGGTCTCGATCTTTATTTAGATGCACATTCTACCTCTAATCAAGAAAACCGTTACAAGTGGAGCTTTATTGAAAACTGGGAGTTTCATTCTGTCTATCCATCATTTTATGAATATATAGGTGATGGTATAGTAAAATCTCGGCCAAACGATATATATACTTGTTATCAGTCAGATAGTTCTAAAAGCATACTAATAGGATCTAGCAACAACCTAGAAAGCAATATTATAAGTCGCTTTCACCTACAACACATCGACAATAGTGACTGGCGACTTCAGGTAAAGTATAGTATATTGGTGAAGCAATATACCTTAACAGAAGAAGCTTTCAGCTTTTACGAAATACTTCGAAAGAATACCGAAACCACGGGTACTTTCTTCGATCCTCAGCCTTCTCCTATCAATGGTAACTTCATTTGCACTACTGACAAAACAAAACGAGCTATTGGTTATGTAGAAGCCACAGTCACCTCAAGCAAACGGATATTCATCAGCAATGACGAGTTAGAGAATTGGGATATACCTGATAACTGCGAAACAACCAATGTTCCCCTGGATAGTGTGGATTATTATTTTGGGTACTCGCATTATATCCCCATATCCTATGAATTAGCTACTGGATCATATATAAGTTCTTCACGTGCCTGTGTAAACTGCACTCTGAGAGGGACCACGAAAAAACCAGAATTCTGGGACTAG